The genomic window GGTGATATATACAACTTTTATAAAATTTGTaatgatcgattgtttgaaactctttcaatttatcgAATTTTCATTGCATAAGAAAATACATCTTAATGTAGACTTTCTACCATCATCAGACACAAAGTTTGAATCTATGAATCCTTGTATCCTCAACTTTTCTtcacctccaaagatcatgaacatatcttaagtgcttctcaagtactttaaaatatttttcacagctatctagtactTTCAACCTAGATTCAAtcgatatttgcttgtgacactcacagcaagagctatatcaggttgtatatatagtatagcatacatgaggctccctatggaaTAAGGGATCTAGCTCATGTAATGTGttgggacacatcttcttggagagatcagTCTCATGCCTAAAGGACAAAAACCCTTCTTGGAGTTTTCTATGTCGAACCCTTTCAGAACCTCCTTTATGTGCATCTTATGTGAAAggtctaacatcctcttagatctatctcatagatctttataagatatttttcaaagatcttttatggagaacttttttggacaatcaaaatttttaaccaAAGTCAGCATAGGAACACAATTCCTAATCAGGATAATGTCATTCACGTACAATGCGACGATTGCAATAATACTCTCACTGATCTTCTTATAAACatattttcttctcattcttgatgagatcaaaccattTGATCGCATCGAGTATTTCaattttgagatgcttgctttaaaggtctctatctttacatctcttctttttgtagatctatttgaatccaataggtactatacttACTGATGGAATACTAagatccaaacttggttggaatgtatgaagtcaatttttgactttattgcaTTCAACCACTTTTCGAAATCGATGTCTGACATTGTCTCATAGTAATTTTTGGGATCATCTTCATATTTCCTATCTCCCAAgatgaatattttttctacatcctctattagaatacctaagtatctgtcAGTAGGATGAGAGATTCTACTCGACCTACAAGATGGAGGAGGTACTATATGTACTAGCTTAATATGAATAGGTTCTATAGGTTCTATGACTCATTTTTCTTTAGAAACTTtctttttgagctcaatttttctctcactatcttcatcttggataaactatttcttCAAAAATATAGCATATCGGATCACAATTACATTGAAATCCTTTGAGAAGTAAAAACAGTATCCTTTAAACTCTTTAAGATACTTTAGAAATGAGCTCTCATTGATCTAACCTCTAATTTATCCACTTTCTAtcgcttgacatgagctggatatCCTCATCATGCTACATTTCATACGACATGATAGGAATAGACTTAAAGAAAACTATTCAATATGTAAATTACAGAAAGTAAAGcttatcttcaaaaaaataaGGAAAGATCAATGAtgctcatcatggattggaccatatcaaATAAGATCATTTTCCTCCTCTCCAACACCCTATTAAGTTGAGGTGCACCAAGAAGATTTCATTGTGAGACTATGTCAGCTTCTTAGAGATAGTTTTGAAACTCCCACTAAGGTATACACCTTCTCGAACTTATCGaagaatcttaaaatttttttaatttatttttttacctcatatctgaattctttgaactttttaagattttagatttgtGTCTCACACATATACTCATATCGTGAAAAGTCATCGATAAAAAATAACGAAGTAAAGATAACCACCTCTGACTTGCACATCAGATGGGCTACATACATTAATATAtactaggacaagtatctcagtgatACTCTTTTCGTATTATACAAAAGATAGTTTGGCCATCTTTCTTTGAAGATAGAATTCACAAATCGGAGACGACTCAAGAGTCGATGAGCTTTAAAGCCCATTCCattctaatttatttattctatcctTTCTAATATGACCAAACTTGAGGtgctatatatattttgaatctaTCTCATCCCTGGATCTCTTAGATCTTATGGCACTTACTAtcttcttagataccaatatcaAGCAGATCGAACATTCTTTCTAAAGACCtgtcccctttttcttttctttaggctcttcaagtatacaggataatttcttttaatGACTGTCAATATCATAGAGTCATCAGGTTTCTTAAGAgcttccttctttggcttgctctcagactttttttcttcacgaacttatttttcttcttaataGACCTTCTCTTGGAAGTAGAAGTCCGCTTCACAGCAAGAATCCTACCCCTTAAACTCTTTAAGGTCCCATTGATAGTCACCAATATGTTCAACAATTTAACCAAGGTGTAATCGATctaattcatatgatagtttactataaactgtccatatgaactagtaagggattgtaggatcaaatctattcataattttttgtgcatgatcgagcttctcaagctcatccaaattcttaatcattatcaaacaatgatggtGAACTGATTACATTTTGATCAATTATAGGATGATGTGGGAACATACGTATATCTTAATCATGAATCAGCTTAACTTCTCagaacttaaaattatttttgatttctgAACGAATCTTTATAGTAGGATTTTAAGTAGGTACTGTAGTTCCACTGATTGGCACACCACTTCACCTAACAGGTATTGAGAtatgtcaaccaatgagtggacaactcttatccaatacttctcaagcatGTTACAACAATAATCGATCTCTAAGTTATATGGACCTCACTTGACAGATATTAGccccattctttagttaagtcagatccatcattcaATGTAAGTGCAAAAgtatcattgagtccctcacctaatagataTTGGATCTAACCTCATGTTTACCTCACAGCAACTcctgctaatagagtagttatgTCTTtccgatacaactgaaccactgtaaccagtcgagaaacCACCAACGCCAGTAGGacgtctgcacatctacaatggtggaagaatgTTCGACTTAATATATATgaagagatttaatttagatctctttgattttaattatttatttacatccaATATAAATCTATAATTATCATGGATCTACTTGAAAGATCCGAACTTAGTTCACCAAGATCGGAATCAAGATGCAACTGTAACATATGTAATGAACTCAACACTAGGCACCCAAAAAGAAACTTAATCGATCAAATTGGCTAGACAAGTTCAAGATCGATGGGAGGCTTTCTGTGCATAAGCaatggtcctaattaagtaaccatcatTCTATCACTTGTCTTAGATATCAATCAatcaattgatttcaaattggttCAGTCCATTGGTTTCTGCCACCATAGATTGTAAAATTACAAATCAGTTGATGTGTATTCATGATACAATCCTACTCCAAAGGTTTGTAGTGATTTATGAAGATTACTACATATATCTATGAAAGACACTCGCATgactatcatatagttcttatgttcatgctaaattttttatgatattttatatatcaatctcttttcatcctATGACAACTATACCACATAACAGGCCTCGTTATGTTAGAACaatcttatgtcaggatgattttAAATTGAGTTATAAAATCTTATcttatattcaattaaattattttaatttgaaaatcTTTATATCATCATAGATCATATCAAGATGAATCTCCATCTATGAATATCATCTCATGCATgaacatataataaagataaaattcagatctaataaaatttagatcatatgaaGATTAGATGCAGAATTTTAAATGCATGAATAtaagaaatcaaaattttcatatttgaaaatagatttttagaacTTGAAAACAATCACATGAACATCAATCAATctgtattttaaatttaaaaatatatttttagatcatgaaaTTCATCGCATGAATTTCAATCATTCAAATTTTTAGATtttgaaaatagattttcagatcttgaaATCCATCTCTTTTCCTCAAGCATTCATAAtttcatatttgaaaataatttttagatctaaaatctatatcttaatCTTACAATAatgagatggctctgataccactattaggaaATCCATCTTATGGTTTTCGTTatgcatgcaaaaaatttaaaaaattaaaatacagcagaagaaaaattttaaaaattattttcaacatcattctaagacaaccatataacataatatttcaatattatgctaggacaaccttaagtcagaatgatattaaaattaaactttaatcagatctaatctaatctagcatgcatagagatcatatctcagcATAAAATCAGGTATCATTatatgtacaagattaagatctatataaaaataaaaatctaatttttatctttttgtagaTAGATCTTCATCGTGATCTGATGATCCATGAATATCTTCCACATTCATTGAAATCGgataagtatctgacctctataggtatccacccaAGGCTAATATGATCAAGAGATTTCGATCTCATCGAAATACaagctctcttacagagatcgcTCCTTGGATTATcaaatcttttctcttttttgattctcttctcaagagaactaAAGAGATCTGTGGGAGGagcaaaaaattaaatcaaatctattttttttttctcttctcaagagaaagaagaagatctaGAGAAGGAGACAAGAAATCAAatatcttttctttcctttcactttaaccaactcttggactgaatctgaaggagaaggagagagggacaaAAGGGGAGAGCCCAACAACTTTGGGCATGTGGAAGAAAGATAGAAGAAGAGAGAGGTGTCAAACTTTTTAGCACTCCACCCCATGTGTACGTGAACTCTTCACCCATCCTTCTTATGTCGCACCCCTCCTTTTCTGCGTGAACCTTGCATaccattttctcttttttttctcatgagTGGAGGCATCCAACTCTTATCTCCACATGTCTCAGGGTTAGTTAGGGTTTTTGGATAGAGTCCTCATGAGTTAGGACTCTAGGAAGTTAAGTGCCGCCTCATCCATGTACACCTCCTTTCTCCATGCTAAAGAAGAATCATCATGAATCTTCTCTTGGGCATGGATTATCTTGGGGCGTGAGGCTtgcttggaccaagtcaaatacTTGGTCTAAGTCCAACTAGATTTGGATTTGAATCCAAACTGATTTAGGTTTTCAAATaagtcaaaacttaattgagttcAAAACCATTTTAGATTTATAAAACCCAATCTGATTTAAACTCAGATCAAGTCCAATCAAgttaaatcctaatttaatttaattaagactcAACcctattatttgatcaaatcaaataatctagCAATAATTATAAATTAGACCTCTTTCAACTTACTAACTTGTAGAAAGTCTTCCatgtaatttttataaattagtccaatcatcaatcatattgatatataactaaatttttttatgatttaaaattatgattcaactatctgatcagttaggacctcttttgagtgtgatctcataggttctattttgtctggtagtgagatatattttgatctctatcaaaatattattgaaacttctttcaatagattgaaataatttcaactcatcaattaaaaattattgactatcaaaataattttttatgatctcacaatccactagtgacgcctagcagcatgtagtagcAGTTCAACAGAATAGAaagaatgaacctctagatgtagttatcgtgtgattcaatttttctatcatgagttctgacaagatggaggttataaaaaatttattaaacctcatatctgtcatatgtaagatttattcgacttgagttctcatgtgaaaattatgaaaatatatttctatCATTTACACTGTCTTGGCCAAAATCGTTTGAACTtagtctcataaatcatataggacttctctttatctactaaaatcgatagatcccatctacgTATACACCTTACTCCTACAATGAATTTACTACAGCCAACATGCATCTCAAAATTttgtatggctaggagatcgagttatagtgtagtcaaactatagcaatctcattgtgaatagtcgaggcactgtaggtcaaagaactagtcacaccattacagcatcgaaaaaattatTGACAAGTGAATAAACATCCAAgtaacttctcgtgttggtcacacttgGTATcttaattctctaataaatacctacgctctcacttcagtgtctccatATTATAGACTTGAGACTCGTCTATCTAATAAAAATGATTCTTGCaccaatctaatcggatcaatcacTGTCTTTATGATAATCCATCAATcaagagtaatttaaaaattaaccatcaatcacaCATatatcaaattctcaactcttgagaatgtatcatcatcttattaactcTCTGAATGATTCATAGATATGTACACTACATGAATAAAAATTAACTGTCccaataaattagatcaaatatgaaattatattctagaaagaattaatatgtcagcctgattggcttctaggatatacatctaacgtTGATAATTTTACAAAATGGGTGGAAGCAGAACCTTTAGTATAAATCATGGAATAGAAGGTCAGAGACTTCATCTGAAATTCAATAATATGCCAATTTGATTTTTCAAGGATAATCATAACCGACAACAACCGACAATTCGATAATATAAAGTTTAGGGATATCTACTCTGACCTCTACATTGAACATTGATTTACTTCTATCGGGCATTCTCAATCAAATAGAGAAGTCAAGGTCACAAATCAGACTATTCTCTAAGGATTGGGaaaagacttgatcaaatcaaaagatTTTGGGCTAATGAGCTCTACAGCGtattatgggcatatcgaacaatACCTAAAACACCAACTAGTAAAATGCCCTTCAAATTGGCCTTTAGTATAGAAGCTATCATCCCTGTGGAGATCAATCTACCATCACATAGGATGCTTTAATGAGTAAGAAAATTCTTATCATCTTCACACTGAACTCGATTTTCTTAAGGAAGTGAGAGATCAAGCTCGGATTAGAATGGCCTCTTATCAACAAAAAGtggcccgctattacaactctcggATGAAGCCGAAATCCTTTAAATGTGGCGACCTTGCTCTACGTCGATCcgaagtctctaaacctaatgagcaagataagttaGCCCCTAATTGGGAAGCATCCTATCAAATTTCTGATGTGGTTCGTATGGGATCTTATCGAATTGAAGAACTGGATGGTACTCCTATTTGTCAGGcttgaaattctaaaaatctAAGGATGTACTATCAATAAGTCTTGTTACTAAAAGAATACTCAATGCAGTCCTTGTTTCAAGCTACTTATGAGTTGGTGAATTTTATTATTCACTTCGGCTCTTATTGATGTCACTTCGGCCTATGAGCTATGTCGTGCATGGCAATTCATTTTGAATCAATAAGATTCAAAATTGGATTTAAAAAGTGACACATCATATTCATGATAGAAAATATTCATTTCATTAAATGAAATTTTCTTTACAAACTTCAATTGTTACATTCCTcatataaaaaggaaaaaaaaagagagaaaaaaatgaaaagtggTACAAAATGTACACAAAAGAGCTTATCATCTCCTGCATCCCTTGGATCTCCTCAATGATCTGCCTTGACTTCTAGAGCCTTTAGGATGTTTGGGTGGCAACCCTGGATCCTCAGGGGCTTTGATTCTCAATCTCTCGATGAAGCCTTGACCCTCCAATGACCCGTCGATTTTTGTGGCCATATTAAGAGAAGTCATGGTGAGGCAGACATGCATGTCCGAAGGAGCACTCCAGACTTCGTTGCATAACTGCTCGGCATCGATGACTATTAATGTTAGGAATGCTGTGTCGATCTTCGAGAGGAACTTCTTCATCTTCGCGATGCATTAGTTGAAGCCCATTTCATACACCCGAAGAACATGCCCTGTTCTCGGCAATTTCTCATATTCCTGATAGCTTTAATGCTTGGCTTCGAGATCCTTTCCTcatcataaaattagattatttctcCATATAAAGAGCAAGCCTTCCAAGCGGGCTACAAATGCAAGACAATTAAGAAGACgatagaagaagaaaaatgacatCGAGAGAAAATCTTTAGAAAATAAAATGTACTTCATTTATTACTAAGTCTTTTATTACAAGTTTTTcacaaaatatgaaaataaaaataaaagataaaagtaCATGAAGTCATAGATCAGAAGGAGCTTCAGCGGTAACCTTTTGGCTTGACTGGTATTTTGGCAAGTCTATCCCGAGATCTTTGGTTGGAGCAAGAGGGACTTCGGTAGCGACATCGGTGGTGGCTTCGGAGTGCACCCCTTCTTGTGCCTAGTCAAAAGCGAGAGCCTTGATGACGGTGGCAATCATCGCTTTGGCAGCCACCATGGCATCTGAAGGAGTAGCCGCTTCAGTGGGAGTAGCCTTGTGATCTTCATCTTCACTATCCTTTGGCTCACTCACCCTAGGGACAAGGCAGCCAACATCGACTTTGGAGAAGAGCTCCATCTTGTCACGGCACTCGTTGAAGCTGATGTGGTAGGAAGAGATTGCACCCTCGGCTACTTTGGATCTGAAGTCAGTAGATGTTTTGTAATCCTCCACCATCTAAACTTTAGCATGCCTGATCTAATCCTCGATGGCAAGGGCCACCTTAGTCTTCTTCTTGTAGTGACGGTGGTCAGCCAGATCCCTTTTCCTCTCAGCTTGCTCCCTCTCAATGTCTTGCTCCAAAGTCTTTATTCTTCCTCAGGACTCTTCAAGGTCGGCCTCCAGCCGAACCTTATCTTCTTCAGCCTTCTAGGAAGTAGTCTTTAACTCCTCCTTAGCTGTCTTCTATCCCACCTCGACCTTTCTTAACTTTTCTTCAAGAGAAGCCTAAGTCCAGACATATTCGGCTAAAGCTTCCCTTACAAAGACAAGTGAATTTAGCATCGGTACAAGGAGCACAAATTgtcaaagaaggaagaaaaaaatatatacaaaaagaaaagaaaagaagagctcACCGCACTGATGCTAACCcaactagcatctagtgcatgcACTCTCCATTGTAAGACTTTTCTATAGTTTTCGATCTGTGGGAAGAATAAGAAGATTGTTAGCTCCCTAGCAAGCTGACGGTCCACCAGTGCTGATGGATTCTCTCTCACTATCTTCATCAGCATTATTTTTTTCGAGTGATAGGTTCAGAAGAAGGTCGATCATCTTCTGAAGGAGGTCTAGGAGCTGCACTCATCAGGATGACGACCTTGGGTGGAGGGACATCGACGACCTCAGGCCTCGGTTCTTCCACCACCTTCGCATCAGAGGACTTCAACTGAGGTCAAGATGGACCGAAAGTAGTAAGCTTCTTCCTCTTTGAGGGTTCGACTTTCGCAGGTGGACCTAATCTCTTTTTTATCTTCATCTACACGATCGTGATGTAATTAAATGTCAACttcatctctacaatgatgaaaataaaaatagaattaaaagcctacagcaaaaaaaaataaaataataaagagcACAAAGAGCGATAACCTATATTGAGAAGCGATGTGGCTCATACCCACGTCGTACAATCCCTGTTTGGTTAGAAGGTTCTTGAATTGAGAGACATGGATCCCAATCAGTTTTTGGTAGTCTCCCAAGTCCTCTTCAAGTGGATCTTTCCTAGAGTTTGGTTCCAATCGAGGTTTGCCCCAAGTGGTCCTAAAGCCCCATGGTTGGtccaaagagataaaaaaaaacctATTCTTCCAAATATAGAGCGAAGATGCAAGACCAGCTACAATCTTATACTTTGATCgtagggagaagtaccatcactCCTTATCGTAGGGGTgcttctttaagaaaaaaaagatctaaAAAAGAGCATCGAGGAGAAATCTTAATGATATCATAGATCAAAATGAAAGCTATCAGAGAGCTAATCCCATTCGGAGCTATCTGAGTGGGAAGAATTTTATAATAGTCAAGAATATTACAAATAAAAGGGTGCAAAAGAAACTATAAGATTAGAGAGAAGTACCTCATCGTAGAAGGCAACACAACTCTCTGGCGGAATAAAGATCCTATCTTCCTTTCTAGCTGCAACTAATCTAAAGGAGGAAGGGATGAAGtattaaatccaaaaaaattttcaagtcgGACTCAATGAGACAAGACTCTTCATGGTTGGGCCCCAAAAATGAACGGCCCGACCATGAGGACCCTAATCAGAGGCTTTCTGAGGAGCTACCCTAGACCCTTTCGAAGAAGAGAGACTGGAAGATTTAGGGCTACTATATTTTCTATGTCTATGGGGAGCCATGGagttaagaaaaaagaagaaaaaaacctATCGAAGCTATGAAGCATAGGGAAGCTAAAGAACCTAAGTTAAAGGaacgaagaagaagagaagagaaccgATCGAGGGACTTCTTACCGAGAGCTTGGTTGAGAAACATCGAGAGACACTCGTTCGGATAGGAGACCTCAAGAGCAAAGGTTACAGCAACAATGGTGCAAAGATGAAGCCAAGCCCAGATGACCCTGTTAATATAAGGATGCCAATGGCTTTGATCATCTGACTCTTGCCATCTTATGCTTAGGGCATTGCCACTTGGCATCGTTTAGGGGGTTGAGATGGCGCACCAGAAATCACTTCTTTTCAAAATCATTAATATGCTCCTCAAATTTCATTCTGATATTACTGTAGAAAGAATGTGTCAATACTTTTTTCTAAATTCAAATAGTGTGCTACGATGGGTAATTAATTCGAAATGACATCGCAACGGTTCAACAACAGGGCTCATACCGTTGTAAGTGCCTAATGACGGTCAGACCTAGGAGAGCTTGACAACTACAGGTaccaattaaaatattatttcacaaTAACCCGATGTGAGTCATTTATGTTTCTAAGCCTCACAGAACTCTCATCACATTGGTGCAAATCCGAAGTGATGTTCAACCACTTCGGTTGCATCAATGGTGCCTCACAATAATAAAGAAGCTCGTTTCAGCACATGACTTTGGAATCTAAATGATGATCTACTTTCTAGTACAAAATATATACTTCAGACTGAAAAGTGGGAGGCAAGTATTGGGTCATATTTAGTCCATCTGATGACGTATCCATTCTTTAAAGATATGACGAACACCTAACTTTATAACATGACAACCAAGGATATGTGTTTCATGCCGTATTGACATCATCAGCTAATAACCGATCACAAGAGGTCAGCAATCAGACAAGGTCAACATCATCGGTTCACTACCAATCTCATCTCATCTCCACCATAGCTCTTTATAAGCTATCCTATAGTTCGGATGCCATGAGGAGCTTTTGGCGTGCGGATGATGCTGAGTTGGCATTCAGTTATAATGGTGCCTATCTCCTACATATGGACAACTGGCCCTATAACTAATCGCTAACAATATGCCAACAACCTACTATTCTGGTTATAGTAATTGCTAAATGTCTAACAAATCTTTCTTATAAAAAGAGAAAAGGGGGAAAGAAAGGAGCTCCCTGAAAAACACTATTTTATTCCACTATTCTCActatctttctttctttactGTTATCCCTCTTCGACActctttgacttaagcatcggatggTCTCTGCCGAATAACCCTCCATCTCCTTCTCCGGCATGTgcggacttattttgcaggtgatCAGAATCTGAGCTATCACCGACCTACTTCAGCTAGACCAGCGATCCGAGCTATCTTGTCCCATCACACTTCATCAGAAAGATGCAGCAATACTCACCATCCCCTCCGGTGCTGCCAACTGCTGCAACTAGACCTATCGCTGGCGATCACACGAGAAAGACTACAAGCATAAATCTTAAAGCACCAATGGCAATACACAATGGTCATAACCAAATGGTCCCAATAACGAGCCCTTAGCCTAAAGCAAGTCCATTGCCCACAAAAGTGGTAGGACaattcatgcatgtataaatctttaaattcttcaataaaGGAGCAGGAATACAATTTTTAAGTGTaagcctgatcaagtccctatttgTTCCATCCAATTCATAATCAAATCCTCCTGAGACTTGGTCAACATAAAGCCAACAAATTGATTGGAATAAAGCCCGACTTTTTCAACACCGATGAAAAGCTCTAATTAATTATATCCTATCATTCATCTCAGCCTTTGGGATTCAATGAGCCGACTCCAGTTACAACCTAAAcaactttcttttttttatttttggtagaAAGAAATTTCATGTTTTCAATACAATTGTCAATAGGCATGTGAATCGCAGCAGCAGAAATAATACAATGATCTATTGGATGCACTTTTTTCTATCATCATTAACCTAGAAAATAAGATACTATGACCAATTATATTAAACAAtagaataccaaaaaaaaaaacctttataTATACGTTCTGCCATTCCATTGCATGGAATTGGAATTCACAGAACACCCAAAAAACTTTATATCACTTGCTGAAAAAAATCCCACATATATAAATGCTAATTTACAAAGTAATTTTCCTGCTTGATCCTGATGAACTATTGGACTCTTAGAAATGAAATAATCTGAGCCAGGACCGATGATAACACACAATATCAAGAAAGTTGCTAGAAATAGAACAGTCATATGCACATTCTAAGAGGAAAAACCTATATATATCAGAAGGATACTTGCATGAATTCTTTGACATGCAAGAAAAATGATGTCCATGAACAAAGAAACTTTCCATAGACAAATAAACCATCTTATACTAGGTCGACTGTTTTCTCCGAAACCACAAAACACTAAAGAGAAAGCTCAAAAAAGGATGTTTGACAGCATCAGAACGCGCTGCTGATAATGATCATGCTCAGAATTGACCCATGACCAATAGACGAGAGGGACTGAGAAGCCGATATCCATTAGAAATTTTGGCGAAGCCACGCTTGGGTGAAGCAGCCATCTCTTGGTCGATCTCGCACAAGACTCGATAGAAGAGATCGACGTCGCATGGAAGCTCCAATGGCCCTTCACTCTTGAAACCATACTCCATCTCAGCCTCATCAAGGAGGTCCTTGAAGAGGGGGTGGTTCACACACTCCATCTTGATCACGAACCGTTCCTTGTTAGGCCCGACGTACACCGAGAAGTAGCCTCCTGGTGCAATTCTGTGCTTCACACTGGACCTAGACAGCTGCCATGATTTGCTCTTCGGCATGGAGGGCGGGCGGCTTCTTCGATGACCAAGCGAACAACACCTTTCTAGAGTCTTGAGAATTAGACCTTTCTTCCCCTTGTAATTTTCCACCCTCTCCATTGGGAGCTTATGGAGATACAAGTAGTATGGAATATTACAAGAACTATATGAACTCTTTAGACACTTCCTTTCAATAATAAGCTTACCAAATTATTATCTATGGTTTTATATATGAGAGCAGAAACTTTGTTTGGAAATAGGTGGCTATTCTCCCTGTCCAAGATCAAACAAAGCTTATAAATCATAGAAGAGAATACATCAAATATTAGGGGAACGAATACAACCTTTGGTCTTTCACCTCTAACCCCTATCGTAGACTTGGTGAAACATTACCTTGGCTCTTGGTTGCAAGTGGTTACTCATGGGCTCATGGCTTTCTAAGCTTGC from Elaeis guineensis isolate ETL-2024a chromosome 9, EG11, whole genome shotgun sequence includes these protein-coding regions:
- the LOC105051125 gene encoding indole-3-acetic acid-induced protein ARG7-like codes for the protein MERVENYKGKKGLILKTLERCCSLGHRRSRPPSMPKSKSWQLSRSSVKHRIAPGGYFSVYVGPNKERFVIKMECVNHPLFKDLLDEAEMEYGFKSEGPLELPCDVDLFYRVLCEIDQEMAASPKRGFAKISNGYRLLSPSRLLVMGQF